The proteins below come from a single Balaenoptera musculus isolate JJ_BM4_2016_0621 chromosome 1, mBalMus1.pri.v3, whole genome shotgun sequence genomic window:
- the RD3 gene encoding protein RD3 translates to MSLIPWLRWNEAPPRLSSRSPAEMVLETLMVELEGQMREAERQQWERSNAVRKICTGVDYSWLASAPRPTYDLSPGERLQLEDVCAKIHPSYCGPAILRFRQLMAEQEPEVQEVSRLFRSVLQEVLERMKQEEEAHKLTRQWSLRPRGSLATFRSRARITPFASDIRTISQDVERDAPPPPRTWSMPEFRAQKED, encoded by the exons ATGTCCCTCATCCCATGGCTCCGGTGGAACGAGGCCCCGCCACGGCTGTCGTCTCGGAGTCCAGCTGAGATGGTGCTGGAGACGCTCATGGTGGAGCTGGAAGGGCAGATGCGAGAGGCTGAGAGGCAGCAGTGGGAGCGTAGCAACGCCGTCCGGAAGATCTGCACCGGAGTGGACTACAGCTGGCTGGCCAGCGCGCCCCGGCCCACCTACGACCTCAGCCCCGGGGAGAGGCTGCAACTAGAGGACGTCTGCGCCAAGATCCACCCATCCTACTGTGGGCCCGCCATCCTCAG GTTCCGGCAGCTGATGGCAGAGCAGGAGCCCGAGGTGCAGGAGGTGTCCCGGCTCTTCCGCTCGGTGCTGCAGGAAGTCCTGGAGAGGatgaagcaggaggaggaggcgcACAAGCTGACCCGGCAGTGGAGCCTGCGGCCCCGCGGCAGCCTGGCCACCTTCAGGAGCCGCGCGCGCATCACCCCCTTCGCCAGCGACATCCGCACCATTTCCCAGGACGTGGAGCGGGACGCGCCACCGCCGCCCCGGACCTGGAGCATGCCCGAGTTCCGGGCACAAAAAGAGGACTGA